A single genomic interval of Pyrus communis chromosome 5, drPyrComm1.1, whole genome shotgun sequence harbors:
- the LOC137733705 gene encoding uncharacterized protein — MSKSQGFSWSRLIVKQGIKNPSKAPLPLSRKISTRPHFPATPQPPKWSFSSKIPYSTVSSRAAQDLLAEVEREKQREREQRKRAGLDTKDIDREDEEDYMGVMPLIEKLEKEKLKDTGDLNLYEEPTDSDSDEEDERFTPDAVKKRFDEFQRKFTRHEELLNNFTEAETLDDAYKWMNKIDKFEQKHFRLRPEYRVIGELMNRLKVAEGKDKFILQQKLNRAMRLVQWKEAYDPNNPANYGVIQHEQVEPSVDLLEHAGFEKEKQIIQGVDDDDEEEFNDMKEKDDILLEKLNAIDKKLEEKLAELDHTFGKKGKVLEEEIRDLAEERNDLTEKKRRPLYRKGFDVKLINVNRTCKVTKGGQVVKYTAILACGNYHGVVGYAKAKGPAVPIALQKAYEKCFQNLHYIERHEEHTIAHAIQTSYKKTKVYLWPAPTRTGMKAGRTVETILNLAGFKNVKSKVVGSRNPYNTVKALFKSLNAIETRKDVQDKFGRTVVEKYLL; from the exons ATGAGCAAATCACAAGGTTTCTCGTGGTCACGTCTCATCGTGAAACAGGGCATCAAGAATCCCAGCAAAGCCCCACTCCCCCTGTCCCGGAAAATCTCCACTCGGCCACACTTTCCCGCTACCCCTCAGCCACCCAAATGGTCGTTTTCCAGCAAAATCCCTTATTCAACAGTGTCATCCAGAGCGGCCCAAGACCTTCTGGCGGAGGTGGAGAGAGAAAAGCAGAGAGAACGAGAGCAGAGGAAGAGGGCGGGCCTGGACACCAAAGACATTGACCGAGAAGATGAGGAGGACTACATGGGCGTTATGCCATTGATTGAGAAGCTCGAGAAGGAGAAGCTCAAGGACACCGGAGACTTGAACTTGTACGAGGAGCCCACCGATTCCGATAGCGACGAAGAGGATGAAAGGTTCACTCCCGATGCCGTCAAGAAGAGGTTTGATGAGTTTCAGAGGAAGTTCACGCGCCACGAGGAGTTGCTCAACAACTTCACCGAGGCTG AGACACTTGACGATGCTTATAAATGGATGAATAAAATTGACAAGTTTGAGCAAAAACATTTCCGCCTTCGCCCCGAATATAGGGTCATTGGTGAGTTGATGAACCGTCTCAAAGTAGCTGAGGGAAAGGACAAATTCATCCTCCAGCAGAAACTAAACAGGGCTATGAGATTGGTGCAGTGGAAGGAAGCCTACGATCCAAACAATCCTGCCAATTATGGAGTCATCCAACATGAACAAGTGGAGCCCTCAGTTGATTTATTGGAACATGCTgggtttgaaaaagaaaagcaaattaTTCAAGGAGTTGATGACGACGACGAGGAAGAATTCAATGACATGAAGGAGAAAGATGACATACTGTTAGAGAAGCTTAATGCCATTGACAAAAAACTCGAAGAGAAGCTAGCAGAGTTAGATCATACATTTGGGAAGAAGGGTAAGGTTCTAGAGGAAGAGATCAGAGACCTAGCAGAGGAAAGAAATGATTTGacagagaagaagaggagacCTCTCTACAGGAAA GGGTTTGATGTTAAATTAATCAATGTGAACCGAACTTGTAAAGTAACAAAG GGGGGGCAAGTGGTCAAGTACACTGCCATATTAGCTTGTGGCAATTATCATGGTGTTGTTGGTTATGCTAAAGCAAAAGGCCCAGCAGTCCCTATCGCTCTTCAGAAG GCATATGAGAAGTGCTTTCAGAATCTCCACTACATTGAACGACACGAGGAGCATACAATTGCGCATGCAATACaaacaagttataaaaaaacaaag GTGTATCTCTGGCCTGCACCCACTAGGACGGGTATGAAAGCAGGAAGAACCGTTGAAACCATTCTAAACTTAGCTGGTTTCAAAAATGTTAAGTCTAAG GTTGTAGGCTCAAGGAATCCTTATAACACAGTCAAGGCTCTCTTCAAATCCCTTAATGCG ATTGAAACTCGAAAGGATGTTCAAGATAAGTTTGGCCGCACTGTTGTTGAGAAGTACCTTCTGTGA